One window of the Nocardia terpenica genome contains the following:
- a CDS encoding pyridoxal phosphate-dependent aminotransferase: protein MQSRRSTVPPFYVMDVWQAAAERARTHGDVLVLAAGQPSTPAPAPVLRATRTALDTELLGYTETFGILPLREAIARHHRDTYGVPVEADDVVVTTGSSGAFTLIFLAAFDPGDVVVVARPGYPAYRNTLAALGCRVIELDCGPETRFQPTVAMLDALPEPPAGLIVASPANPTGTMVAPDELAALARWCDEHGTLLISDEIYHGIVYSDGGARVTASAWETSRESVVVGSVSKYFSMTGWRLGWMLAPAGLRPALQRLASNMTVCPPAVSQYAALHAFTPESRRELDGHVRRYAENRALLLEGLPALGITELAPADGAFYAYADIAHLTDDSTRWCADLLAHTGVAIAPGIDFDTVNGNHTVRLSFAGATPDIAEALARLGRFLGR, encoded by the coding sequence ATGCAATCACGGCGGTCGACGGTCCCGCCCTTCTATGTCATGGATGTCTGGCAGGCCGCCGCCGAGCGCGCCCGCACCCACGGCGACGTGCTGGTGCTGGCCGCCGGGCAGCCGTCCACGCCCGCCCCCGCGCCCGTGCTGCGCGCCACCCGAACCGCGCTGGACACCGAATTACTGGGCTACACCGAGACTTTCGGCATTCTGCCGCTGCGCGAGGCGATCGCCCGGCACCATCGCGACACCTACGGCGTCCCGGTCGAGGCGGACGACGTGGTGGTCACCACCGGCTCCTCGGGCGCCTTCACGCTGATCTTCCTGGCCGCCTTCGATCCCGGCGACGTCGTGGTGGTGGCCCGCCCCGGCTATCCGGCGTATCGGAACACCTTGGCGGCCTTGGGTTGTCGTGTCATCGAGTTGGACTGCGGCCCGGAGACCCGGTTCCAGCCGACGGTCGCCATGCTCGACGCGCTGCCCGAGCCGCCCGCGGGCCTGATCGTGGCGAGCCCGGCCAATCCGACCGGCACCATGGTCGCCCCGGACGAATTGGCCGCGCTGGCCCGCTGGTGCGACGAGCACGGCACGCTGCTGATCTCCGACGAGATCTACCACGGCATCGTCTATTCCGACGGTGGCGCCCGGGTCACCGCCTCGGCCTGGGAGACCTCCCGCGAGTCGGTGGTCGTCGGCTCGGTGTCGAAGTACTTCTCGATGACCGGCTGGCGGCTGGGCTGGATGCTGGCGCCCGCGGGCCTGCGCCCGGCGCTGCAGCGGCTGGCCTCGAATATGACGGTGTGCCCGCCCGCGGTCTCGCAGTACGCGGCCCTGCACGCGTTCACGCCCGAGTCCCGGCGGGAGCTGGACGGTCACGTCCGCCGCTACGCCGAGAACCGCGCCCTGCTGCTGGAGGGCCTGCCCGCGCTCGGCATCACCGAACTGGCCCCCGCCGACGGCGCCTTCTACGCCTACGCCGATATCGCGCACCTGACCGACGATTCCACGCGCTGGTGCGCGGATCTGTTGGCGCACACCGGAGTAGCGATCGCGCCGGGCATCGATTTCGATACCGTCAACGGAAACCATACGGTCCGTTTGTCATTCGCGGGCGCCACCCCCGATATCGCGGAGGCGCTGGCGCGCCTGGGTCGTTTCCTGGGCCGCTGA
- a CDS encoding Gp37-like protein has product MGSTIVDLNKVYARAMAKHARWERERVRRPLIRIWDGDMRLYGEVVGELSHEFEFIENDAGTAAIRLPLSHYISEWIANHKGREKRNVMITFDKQGARWSGPMVRFNVVKEKDGTRYLEATFIHDFAHLSHLRVFPNPWLPPEVQFPKAWLLAGPSMWVVSFSLFAQIMRKEMSLWQLSDDPLNPKTWLNLDMSNWSMVVAPLPYRVDTSVWTIVYSRFKTFYDTVKKTLEDGQIHIDVRRYLDGDPPPWPGAKLKHGALVFSVQDKSAWNTGTAFEGNLIDGLTHMFTHFDDSGLVEGQDILPNPNTPDEYYKPDFRGTVAKAPWVIFEESTYTGIESSNWEYTEATDVQVIAGGHSAPFVNEGISAAIIGVAGFLGSLLGAQSQIGPAVDAVLKPIYEDVFAAFQATKDLRRAKDLGFTHFYEGFASGADKAYTLGAVVAMRKHYWDTRRRVAVTVKIADAMPYRLGAPGFGDCWLGDRVGVNVIGMPKHLVYVERIKKISYSYDKDGPSGWQFDVGQREPSDPLLSLFDDVRELGAGLQALGVV; this is encoded by the coding sequence ATGGGGTCCACGATCGTCGACCTGAACAAGGTCTACGCCCGCGCGATGGCCAAGCACGCACGGTGGGAACGCGAGCGTGTCCGTCGTCCCCTGATTCGCATCTGGGACGGCGACATGCGCCTCTACGGCGAAGTGGTCGGGGAACTCTCCCACGAATTCGAGTTCATAGAGAACGATGCGGGCACCGCAGCTATCCGGCTACCGCTCTCGCACTACATCTCAGAATGGATCGCTAATCACAAGGGCCGCGAAAAGCGCAATGTGATGATCACCTTCGATAAGCAGGGGGCACGCTGGTCCGGCCCCATGGTCCGATTCAACGTGGTGAAAGAGAAGGACGGCACCAGGTATCTGGAAGCGACCTTCATCCACGATTTCGCCCACCTGTCGCACCTGCGCGTATTCCCCAACCCCTGGTTGCCACCGGAGGTGCAATTCCCAAAGGCGTGGCTGCTGGCCGGTCCCAGTATGTGGGTCGTTTCCTTCAGCCTATTCGCCCAGATTATGCGAAAGGAAATGTCACTGTGGCAACTCAGTGACGATCCGCTCAATCCGAAGACCTGGCTGAACCTGGATATGTCGAATTGGTCAATGGTCGTGGCACCGCTTCCGTATCGGGTTGATACGTCAGTGTGGACCATTGTCTATTCGCGGTTCAAGACGTTCTACGACACGGTGAAGAAGACACTGGAGGACGGTCAGATCCATATCGACGTCCGCCGATACCTGGACGGCGATCCGCCGCCCTGGCCTGGTGCCAAATTGAAGCACGGGGCGCTCGTGTTTTCGGTACAAGACAAGTCGGCGTGGAATACCGGCACGGCGTTCGAAGGCAACTTGATCGACGGGTTGACCCACATGTTCACCCACTTCGATGACTCCGGTCTCGTTGAGGGACAAGACATCCTGCCGAACCCGAACACCCCCGACGAGTACTACAAGCCCGACTTCCGCGGCACCGTGGCCAAGGCCCCGTGGGTGATCTTCGAGGAGTCCACCTACACCGGCATCGAGTCGAGCAACTGGGAGTACACCGAGGCCACCGATGTCCAGGTAATTGCTGGCGGTCACTCAGCCCCATTCGTGAATGAGGGGATCTCCGCGGCGATCATCGGCGTAGCCGGGTTCCTCGGGTCCCTTCTGGGCGCTCAAAGCCAGATCGGCCCGGCAGTCGATGCGGTGCTCAAGCCCATCTACGAGGACGTGTTCGCCGCCTTCCAAGCGACCAAAGATCTAAGGCGCGCAAAGGATTTGGGCTTCACCCACTTCTATGAGGGCTTCGCGTCGGGCGCGGACAAGGCGTACACCTTGGGGGCAGTCGTGGCCATGCGCAAGCACTACTGGGACACCCGCCGCCGCGTGGCCGTGACCGTGAAGATTGCTGATGCGATGCCCTACCGGCTCGGTGCCCCCGGATTCGGAGACTGCTGGCTGGGCGACCGGGTGGGCGTGAACGTGATCGGGATGCCCAAGCACCTGGTCTACGTCGAGCGCATCAAGAAGATCTCCTACTCCTACGACAAGGACGGGCCTTCGGGCTGGCAGTTCGACGTGGGTCAGCGAGAACCGTCCGATCCCCTGCTGTCGCTGTTCGACGACGTGCGCGAACTCGGCGCGGGACTACAAGCACTAGGAGTTGTGTGA
- the purB gene encoding adenylosuccinate lyase, producing MTVVPNVLATRYASPELVRLWSPEHKIVLERRLWLEVLRAQAELGVEVPDGVVADYERVLERVDLASIAERERVTRHDVKARIEEFNALAGHEHIHKGMTSRDLTENVEQLQIRLSLEHVHAHGVATAARLAERAAEYRTLAMAGRSHNVAAQATTLGKRFASAADELLIALTRLRELIDRYPLRGIKGPMGTAQDMLDLLGGDPARLAQLEQKVARHLGFATVLTSVGQVYPRSLDHDVLSALVQIGAGPSSFAHTVRLMAGHELVTEGFRPGQVGSSAMPHKMNTRSCERVNGLQVVLRGYASMAAELAGAQWNEGDVFCSVVRRVALPDAFFAVDGMLETFLTVLTEFGAYPAVIERELTRYLPFLATTRILMAAVRAGVGRETAHEAIKEHAVAVALAMREQGREPDLLDRLAADDRLPLDRAALDAALADRSAFIGAAEAQVADVVAQVQKLVDAYPEAARYTPSPIL from the coding sequence GTGACTGTTGTCCCGAACGTTCTCGCTACCCGCTACGCCAGCCCCGAACTGGTGCGGCTGTGGTCACCCGAGCACAAGATCGTGCTCGAGCGCCGGCTGTGGCTGGAGGTGCTGCGGGCGCAGGCCGAACTGGGCGTCGAGGTTCCGGACGGCGTGGTCGCGGACTACGAGCGGGTGCTCGAGCGGGTCGACCTGGCCTCCATCGCCGAGCGCGAGCGGGTGACCCGGCACGACGTGAAGGCGCGCATCGAGGAATTCAACGCGCTCGCCGGGCACGAACACATCCACAAGGGCATGACCAGCCGCGATCTCACCGAGAACGTGGAGCAGTTGCAGATCCGCCTGTCGCTCGAGCACGTCCACGCGCACGGCGTGGCGACCGCCGCGCGACTGGCCGAGCGCGCCGCCGAGTACCGGACGCTGGCGATGGCGGGCCGCTCGCACAACGTGGCCGCGCAGGCCACCACCCTCGGCAAGCGATTCGCTTCGGCCGCAGACGAATTGCTGATCGCGCTGACCCGGCTGCGGGAGCTGATCGACCGATATCCGTTGCGCGGCATCAAGGGTCCGATGGGCACCGCGCAGGACATGCTGGATCTGCTCGGCGGCGATCCGGCCAGGCTGGCGCAGCTGGAGCAGAAGGTGGCGCGGCACTTGGGTTTCGCCACCGTACTGACCAGTGTGGGCCAGGTGTACCCGCGCTCGCTGGATCACGACGTACTCTCCGCGCTGGTCCAAATCGGCGCGGGCCCTTCGTCTTTCGCGCACACGGTGCGGTTGATGGCGGGCCACGAACTGGTCACCGAGGGCTTCAGGCCGGGCCAGGTGGGCAGCTCCGCGATGCCGCACAAGATGAACACCCGCTCCTGCGAGCGCGTCAACGGCCTGCAGGTGGTGCTGCGCGGATACGCCTCGATGGCGGCGGAACTGGCCGGGGCGCAATGGAACGAGGGCGACGTGTTCTGCTCGGTGGTGCGCCGGGTCGCGCTGCCGGACGCCTTCTTCGCCGTGGACGGCATGCTGGAGACCTTCCTCACGGTGCTCACCGAGTTCGGCGCGTACCCGGCGGTGATCGAGCGCGAGCTGACCCGGTATCTGCCCTTCCTGGCCACCACTCGCATCCTGATGGCCGCGGTGCGCGCGGGCGTGGGCCGCGAGACCGCGCACGAGGCGATCAAGGAGCACGCGGTGGCGGTGGCGCTGGCCATGCGCGAGCAGGGCCGCGAACCGGATCTGCTGGATCGGCTCGCCGCCGACGATCGGCTGCCGCTGGACCGCGCCGCGCTGGACGCGGCGCTGGCCGATCGGTCGGCGTTCATCGGCGCCGCGGAGGCGCAGGTCGCCGACGTCGTCGCGCAGGTGCAGAAGCTGGTCGACGCCTACCCGGAGGCCGCGCGCTACACGCCGTCGCCGATCCTGTAG
- a CDS encoding phage tail protein: protein MRTTQSVLRGTDAMGNGFRRYRRDVDAVRDSIQDTYRDVGRMRAAFEAHRQVLGRNVQSLRDFGDRARNSIRGLPDMARRGAQSMRDFGSAINEQARYFRERDRDLSNFRSRMMAIRQALRETAGEATGINRVADAIRRMSNRGGGDTSFLERVRNSLRGLRQDSEAASSDADKADKDINRKVGFAGRKFLGLSRVGWIVTAVFLAAAPAISIVGALLAGLPSLLSAAAIGFAALYLGFDGIKKAASVLSGDLANLKSAVSGVFQERMTPMFESLKALMPMVTEGMKGVANGLSDMFQGVFSAITSEQGMGQIKTMLAGTAGFFSSLQGPMEKITSGFLTFASAGAQSFTHLTGSIDLFATKFNEMATRVTSTPAFDQAMQGLSQVVDGILEVFGRLMESGINSMGQLGQPILTFLHGIADLAVALMPPLTSLAAAFGNVFGQLGSSLAPIIQELTPAFSQFMGILSSALVPALQVLGQVLTPIATQLNTILVQAFTALQPVIPPLVDAFGQVATILGGVLLQVLQAITPFIAPLATAFAQILQALLPLVPVFVQLAVTAIQPLIDKLPELMPSLVKLAQALADLITAVTPLIVLVAQVAAKFAEFGATLLAGVLGAVAAVVEAFSGLVTSTAEKIGQVIEIGRTLGPQFLSALGDMGSLLVESGKALISGFITGIKSMLGSVADAAKSIVSAARDFFPFSPAKEGPFSGSGWVLYSGQSIGEAFADGMTDQQKSVVNAAKSIMQAAKEVFGDTSQMGIVIMVGQFKDAVGEIASSAQDAKATVSENLSETTTKTSKKLKQDTKSSINKVDDATKQRMDDLELQAAELDDAAQLLEYDAKNAKSKTMKDQFTRRAQALREQADALKTEAKKLEYQAKYGKPYESILDEASSVGADMEDKGLTIMQRLQKGMKNGLPGVLDAVKRMANDMGEVFGVDSVTDAWDKSMKDAKLDTLPQDAAKETGGQFLSDIGFGSGSGFLPQLLQQGATQYNYYISDFEAAKQDERNQQARKALTFSH, encoded by the coding sequence GTGCGCACCACACAGAGCGTGCTGCGCGGTACCGATGCCATGGGCAACGGGTTCCGCCGCTACCGCCGCGACGTGGACGCGGTGCGCGACAGCATCCAGGACACCTACCGCGATGTCGGCCGAATGCGTGCGGCGTTCGAGGCACACCGGCAGGTGCTCGGCCGAAATGTCCAGAGCCTTCGGGACTTCGGCGATCGGGCACGCAACAGCATCCGGGGCCTGCCCGACATGGCCCGCCGGGGCGCGCAGTCGATGCGCGACTTCGGTTCGGCGATCAACGAGCAGGCCCGCTACTTCCGGGAGCGCGACCGCGACCTGAGCAACTTCCGGTCTCGGATGATGGCGATCCGCCAGGCGCTGCGCGAGACAGCTGGCGAGGCCACCGGCATCAATCGGGTCGCCGATGCGATTCGCCGGATGTCCAACCGGGGCGGCGGAGACACCAGTTTCCTGGAGCGGGTCCGCAACTCCCTTCGTGGCCTACGCCAGGACTCCGAGGCCGCCAGTTCCGACGCTGACAAGGCCGATAAGGACATCAACCGCAAGGTCGGCTTCGCTGGTCGAAAGTTCCTGGGGCTCAGCCGAGTTGGCTGGATCGTCACCGCAGTGTTCCTCGCCGCGGCCCCGGCAATCTCGATTGTCGGCGCGCTGCTGGCGGGTCTGCCGTCGCTGCTGTCCGCAGCCGCTATCGGCTTCGCCGCGCTCTACCTGGGCTTCGACGGCATCAAGAAAGCCGCCTCGGTGCTTTCGGGCGATCTCGCGAATCTGAAGTCCGCGGTGTCCGGGGTCTTCCAGGAACGCATGACCCCCATGTTCGAGTCCCTGAAGGCCCTGATGCCGATGGTGACCGAGGGCATGAAGGGCGTCGCAAATGGCCTGTCGGACATGTTCCAGGGCGTCTTCTCCGCCATCACCTCCGAGCAGGGCATGGGCCAGATCAAGACGATGCTGGCTGGCACCGCCGGGTTCTTCAGCTCCCTCCAGGGGCCGATGGAGAAGATCACCTCCGGGTTCCTGACCTTCGCCTCCGCTGGCGCTCAGTCCTTCACGCACCTGACCGGGTCCATCGACCTGTTCGCCACCAAATTCAACGAGATGGCCACGCGGGTCACCTCGACCCCCGCGTTCGACCAGGCCATGCAGGGCCTCTCGCAGGTCGTCGATGGCATCCTCGAGGTCTTCGGCCGGCTCATGGAGTCGGGCATCAATTCGATGGGCCAGCTCGGTCAGCCGATCCTGACATTCCTGCACGGAATCGCCGATCTGGCCGTGGCCCTGATGCCGCCCCTGACCTCGCTGGCAGCCGCCTTCGGCAACGTGTTCGGGCAGCTGGGCTCGTCCCTGGCCCCCATCATCCAGGAACTGACCCCCGCGTTTTCGCAGTTCATGGGCATTTTGTCGTCTGCCCTGGTCCCTGCCCTCCAGGTGCTGGGCCAGGTGCTGACCCCCATCGCGACGCAGCTGAACACGATCTTGGTCCAGGCGTTCACCGCCCTCCAGCCCGTGATCCCGCCCCTGGTCGACGCCTTCGGCCAGGTCGCGACGATCTTGGGCGGCGTCCTGCTCCAGGTCCTCCAGGCGATCACCCCGTTCATCGCGCCCCTGGCGACCGCCTTCGCCCAGATCCTTCAGGCCCTGCTGCCGCTGGTCCCAGTGTTCGTTCAGCTGGCGGTCACCGCGATCCAGCCCCTGATCGACAAGCTGCCGGAGCTGATGCCGTCCCTGGTGAAGCTCGCTCAGGCCCTAGCCGACCTGATCACCGCGGTAACCCCGCTGATCGTGTTGGTGGCCCAGGTGGCAGCGAAGTTCGCTGAGTTCGGAGCGACGCTGCTGGCCGGTGTGCTCGGAGCCGTGGCCGCAGTGGTCGAGGCATTCTCCGGCCTGGTGACCAGCACCGCCGAGAAGATCGGCCAAGTCATCGAGATCGGCCGCACGTTGGGACCCCAGTTCCTCAGTGCGCTAGGAGATATGGGCTCGCTGCTGGTGGAGTCCGGCAAGGCGCTGATCTCCGGCTTCATCACCGGCATCAAGTCCATGCTGGGCTCGGTCGCCGACGCAGCGAAGTCGATCGTGTCGGCCGCCCGCGACTTCTTCCCGTTCTCCCCGGCCAAGGAAGGCCCCTTCTCCGGATCGGGCTGGGTTCTCTACTCCGGGCAGTCGATCGGTGAGGCGTTCGCCGATGGCATGACCGATCAGCAGAAGTCGGTCGTCAACGCGGCTAAGAGCATCATGCAGGCGGCCAAGGAGGTCTTCGGCGACACGAGCCAGATGGGCATCGTGATCATGGTCGGCCAGTTCAAGGACGCGGTTGGTGAGATCGCCAGCTCGGCCCAGGACGCCAAGGCCACTGTGTCGGAAAACCTTTCCGAGACAACGACTAAGACGTCCAAGAAGCTGAAGCAGGACACGAAGTCCTCCATCAACAAGGTCGACGACGCCACCAAGCAACGGATGGACGACCTGGAGCTACAGGCCGCCGAACTCGACGACGCAGCCCAGCTGCTGGAGTACGACGCCAAGAACGCCAAGTCGAAGACCATGAAGGACCAGTTCACCCGCCGGGCGCAGGCTCTGCGTGAACAGGCCGATGCGCTGAAGACCGAGGCGAAAAAGCTTGAGTACCAGGCGAAGTACGGCAAGCCGTACGAGTCGATCTTGGACGAGGCTTCTTCGGTCGGGGCCGACATGGAGGACAAGGGCCTCACGATCATGCAGCGGCTCCAGAAGGGCATGAAGAACGGCCTGCCCGGCGTGCTGGATGCCGTGAAGCGCATGGCCAACGACATGGGCGAGGTGTTCGGCGTCGACTCGGTGACCGACGCCTGGGACAAGTCCATGAAGGACGCCAAGCTCGACACCCTCCCCCAGGACGCCGCCAAGGAAACCGGCGGACAGTTCCTGTCCGACATCGGATTCGGATCTGGTTCGGGATTCCTCCCGCAGCTGCTCCAGCAGGGAGCGACCCAGTACAACTACTACATTTCTGACTTCGAAGCCGCCAAGCAAGACGAGCGCAACCAGCAGGCGCGGAAGGCTTTGACGTTCAGCCACTAG
- a CDS encoding phage tail protein, translating to MPGARYLAHRILRRDIVFGVVILNDDRNGGPNSWMSRDSEWRKAWSYTEDCQLIVTTADDRRTLFLRLGEQPDISTVTDPNERVLHQAVMTCIAGDPFWYGAELVYEFELKTDTTNIPLIKDGNINPAAVTYEFDIPELNPTDQPVWPVWVVSAPGRVVLPDFSFQDDELAGRKIVMPSLLAGEDVTVSVDPRKPQVTSDNNAQVWARMNGVRFRHFIKPYTGRTKLPVTIAQAPAGAKIQLRLMRPWSRPWGLY from the coding sequence ATGCCCGGTGCCCGATATCTGGCGCACCGCATTCTCCGGCGAGACATCGTGTTCGGTGTCGTAATCCTGAATGACGACCGCAACGGCGGCCCGAATTCCTGGATGTCGCGAGATTCCGAATGGCGTAAGGCGTGGAGCTACACCGAGGACTGCCAGCTGATCGTCACTACTGCGGACGATCGGCGAACTCTGTTTCTTCGACTGGGCGAACAGCCCGACATTTCCACGGTCACCGACCCGAATGAGCGAGTGCTCCACCAGGCGGTCATGACCTGCATCGCAGGTGACCCGTTCTGGTATGGCGCGGAACTCGTCTACGAATTCGAACTGAAGACCGACACCACGAATATCCCGCTGATCAAGGACGGGAATATCAACCCGGCCGCGGTCACCTATGAGTTCGACATCCCCGAGCTGAATCCGACCGATCAGCCGGTGTGGCCGGTGTGGGTCGTCTCGGCCCCTGGCCGGGTGGTCCTGCCGGACTTCTCGTTCCAGGACGACGAGCTGGCCGGGCGCAAGATCGTGATGCCGTCCTTGTTGGCCGGCGAGGACGTCACCGTGTCCGTCGATCCACGCAAGCCGCAGGTCACCAGCGATAACAACGCCCAGGTGTGGGCGCGGATGAACGGTGTCCGGTTCCGGCACTTCATCAAGCCCTACACCGGCCGTACCAAGCTGCCGGTAACGATCGCACAGGCACCGGCCGGGGCCAAGATCCAGCTGCGCCTGATGCGGCCGTGGTCGCGCCCGTGGGGTCTGTACTGA
- a CDS encoding TetR/AcrR family transcriptional regulator translates to MITATTPKGERRRQALVAAAAELLLEGGFDAVRHRSVATRADLPLASTTYYFDSLEDLIARAVEFSGNAELETMRRRVGEVTHRRRGAEATVELILDLLVGADGHDEFARGRLIARYERSVASARHPELREVQLRLRAQLEELLADVLRRSDRIARIEQLRRLVAVVDGAVVTALTEPDPQPRRTARGALLELIDVIAPQC, encoded by the coding sequence GTGATCACCGCGACGACACCGAAAGGCGAACGGCGTCGCCAGGCGTTGGTTGCGGCTGCCGCCGAGTTGCTGCTCGAGGGTGGGTTCGACGCAGTGCGCCACCGCTCGGTGGCGACCCGCGCGGATCTGCCGCTGGCGTCGACGACCTACTACTTCGACTCGCTCGAGGATCTGATCGCGCGCGCGGTGGAATTCAGCGGCAATGCCGAGCTGGAGACCATGCGCCGCCGCGTCGGCGAGGTGACCCATCGCCGCCGCGGCGCCGAGGCCACGGTCGAGTTGATCCTGGATCTGCTGGTCGGCGCGGACGGACACGACGAATTCGCGCGCGGCCGGCTCATCGCGCGCTACGAGCGCTCGGTGGCCTCCGCCCGCCATCCCGAACTACGGGAGGTGCAGCTGCGACTACGCGCGCAGCTCGAGGAACTACTGGCCGATGTGCTGCGGCGGTCCGATCGAATAGCCCGGATCGAGCAGCTGCGGCGGCTGGTGGCGGTGGTGGACGGGGCCGTGGTGACGGCGTTGACCGAACCGGACCCTCAGCCCCGGCGCACGGCCCGCGGCGCACTTCTCGAGCTGATCGACGTGATAGCGCCGCAGTGCTGA
- a CDS encoding phage gene 29 protein family protein: MSLPAQATCNPEDPEEFALWALVHLPRVGVPLLMHPEVLRDWSKHLWELGFRHDPSLQTKKLQRPIAGKQSPFNGSTQWVSTDTPDPPLRALPDIASLTPDENAAMLAQYERAGMIPDSAEQRDGAFSIQ, translated from the coding sequence GTGAGCCTCCCCGCTCAGGCGACGTGCAACCCGGAAGACCCAGAGGAGTTCGCCCTCTGGGCTCTGGTCCATCTCCCCCGCGTCGGGGTTCCTCTCCTCATGCACCCCGAGGTGCTCCGGGATTGGTCGAAGCACCTGTGGGAGTTGGGATTCCGGCACGATCCGTCGCTACAGACCAAGAAGCTGCAACGCCCCATCGCGGGCAAGCAGTCCCCCTTCAACGGGTCCACCCAGTGGGTCTCGACCGACACCCCGGACCCTCCGCTGCGCGCCCTCCCCGATATCGCCAGCCTCACCCCCGATGAAAACGCCGCGATGCTCGCCCAGTACGAGCGCGCGGGCATGATCCCCGACTCCGCCGAACAGCGAGACGGGGCCTTCTCAATCCAGTAA
- a CDS encoding recombinase family protein produces MAGQRLLGRVRLSRFTDESTSVERQKDVIEAYARTNEDIIVGWAIDVDVSRSVDPFDTPELGQWFKEEKLHDWDKVVCWKLDRLATGSIYLNKLIAWCGENNKTIASVTESFDLSNWVGRMIANVIAGVAEGELEAIKERTRGSYNKLLETGRWPGGTAPYGHVPEKTNQGWVLVADPPAVKVIDRMATQAIDGNSIDWIRDELNHDKITSPADRWRELKGLEPKGGEWNSKAIWNTLTNKSLLGHATKEGETVRDAEGMPVLYGDPILTRERWNELQDALDKRRQGPQRTRSTSPGLGVVFCFDCSGQLMHKQMKRDYGKTMYRYYHCINKDCSNMTMMLAEQIESMLEESFITDLGDEQEVKRIFIRASDHSQDLAEALEAADELATMFSTVKSVSMKNRLREQMAALDSRIATLEAMPIRPAGFEYQPTGRTYGEAWADAHTPEDKRQLLLKYGIKCRVAQRSRGTGTNQAGVWDWDMDTPEDLTARMAS; encoded by the coding sequence ATGGCAGGTCAGAGACTTTTAGGGCGAGTTCGCCTATCGAGATTCACAGATGAATCGACCAGCGTTGAGCGTCAGAAGGACGTCATCGAAGCCTACGCCCGTACGAACGAGGACATCATCGTGGGCTGGGCCATCGACGTGGACGTATCGCGATCCGTGGACCCCTTCGACACCCCAGAGCTGGGGCAGTGGTTCAAGGAAGAAAAACTGCACGATTGGGACAAGGTTGTCTGCTGGAAGCTGGACCGGCTCGCGACCGGTTCCATCTACCTCAACAAGCTGATCGCGTGGTGTGGGGAGAACAACAAGACCATCGCCTCGGTAACCGAGAGCTTCGACCTCTCCAACTGGGTCGGGCGAATGATCGCCAACGTCATCGCGGGCGTAGCCGAAGGCGAACTGGAAGCGATCAAGGAACGCACTCGCGGCAGCTACAACAAGCTCTTGGAGACCGGCCGTTGGCCGGGCGGCACAGCGCCTTATGGACATGTGCCCGAGAAAACGAATCAGGGCTGGGTTCTGGTGGCTGATCCACCAGCGGTAAAGGTCATCGACCGGATGGCGACGCAGGCGATCGACGGCAATTCGATCGACTGGATTCGGGACGAACTCAACCACGACAAGATCACTTCACCGGCTGACCGATGGCGGGAACTGAAGGGGCTGGAGCCCAAAGGCGGCGAGTGGAATTCCAAAGCGATCTGGAACACTCTCACCAACAAATCCCTGCTGGGTCATGCGACCAAGGAAGGTGAGACAGTCCGCGACGCAGAGGGAATGCCCGTGCTCTACGGGGACCCGATCCTCACCCGCGAGAGGTGGAACGAGCTTCAGGATGCGCTGGACAAGCGTCGCCAAGGACCCCAGCGCACCCGCAGTACCAGTCCGGGTCTGGGCGTGGTCTTCTGCTTCGACTGCTCTGGGCAGCTTATGCACAAACAGATGAAGCGGGACTACGGCAAGACCATGTACCGCTACTACCACTGCATAAACAAGGACTGTTCGAACATGACGATGATGCTCGCCGAGCAGATCGAATCCATGCTGGAGGAGAGCTTCATCACAGACCTGGGCGACGAGCAGGAAGTGAAGCGGATCTTCATCCGCGCCAGCGATCACAGCCAGGACCTAGCCGAAGCGCTGGAAGCCGCAGACGAACTCGCCACGATGTTCTCGACCGTGAAGTCCGTGAGCATGAAGAACCGCCTGCGTGAGCAGATGGCAGCCCTCGACAGCCGCATCGCGACCCTGGAGGCCATGCCGATCCGGCCCGCCGGTTTCGAGTACCAGCCGACCGGCCGCACCTATGGTGAAGCCTGGGCCGATGCCCACACTCCGGAGGACAAGCGGCAGCTGCTGCTCAAGTACGGAATCAAGTGCCGGGTGGCTCAGCGGTCTCGTGGCACCGGCACCAACCAGGCCGGTGTGTGGGACTGGGACATGGATACGCCCGAAGATCTCACTGCTCGTATGGCGTCCTGA